The Leptolyngbya sp. FACHB-261 genome includes the window GCGATTCCAACAGCTACTTTTTTCATTGCCTTAATAAGGCAAACACCATGCTGCTGTGATTAGGCTCTTGTAAGGTGTCTCACCTCAAGACGCAAGATCCAATCCTTGGTCTATTGGTGATACACCAAGTCTCTTGGCGGGATAGCAGATTTGCTATCCAGACCACATTTCTCTTAAAGTAAAAACGATTTGTCTCACCCCAAGATACCTTGTCCAATTTAGAGTCCCACTTTAATACAGAAAGTCTCGAGCTGCTTGATGTTGAGGCCATTCAAAAGATTCTCGGCCGCTCCCGCGCATCTATATATCGTTATGCGAATACCGCCTCGGATGCTTTGAACCCACCTTTCGATCCTCAGCGGCTCAACCCCGAATGGCGTACTAGTGCGGATGAGCCCTTGCGTTTTCACCCAAATGAGGTGGCTCGCTTTGCCCGTGATGTCCTAGGCGTTGCCCAAGTCACTATCAAGGTGAGTGAATCCCCTCAAACAGCCACTCTCGTTACTCTCCAAGCCATTCTTGCCGAGCTTCAACATATTCGGGAGCTTCTAGAAAAAAAGTCTCAGTAAAAGATCTCCAGTCTCACTTTTAGTCTCGCCTAGAGATAACGTGTCTCTTGATGAGAAAAAAACAAGATCTGGACCGGTACATACAACCGGTACATACAAAGAGAAATCAAAGCCTGAACAGCAAGCCTCAATTACAGAAAGCTAGGCAACCTAGTAGCGAGACTGCCGGAGATAAACCTTTTCCTACTTGCGTCCGAATGACA containing:
- a CDS encoding resolvase, producing the protein MSNLESHFNTESLELLDVEAIQKILGRSRASIYRYANTASDALNPPFDPQRLNPEWRTSADEPLRFHPNEVARFARDVLGVAQVTIKVSESPQTATLVTLQAILAELQHIRELLEKKSQ